The following proteins come from a genomic window of Perognathus longimembris pacificus isolate PPM17 chromosome 12, ASM2315922v1, whole genome shotgun sequence:
- the Abra gene encoding actin-binding Rho-activating protein — MLRILSTIIRFSFLTHKPRFYLNPRRSTGPHSCQPVPRLSGEKRHDSMAPGEKEREEGPAKSALRKVRTATLVINLARGWQQWANENSSRQAQEPVGWLPGGTSDPSQAPKSVISPTTTHHQAPNVPKSPPPKAEGHDGGLNSEEVTEVSPIKRKEVTKTVVSKVYERGGDMTYLSHRYEDGPSPAPAQPENDIDRLLHSHDSPTRRRKCINLVSELTKGWQVMEQEEPKWKSDSVDTEDSGYGGDTEDRPEQDGTQVAAARIKRPLPSQTNRYTEKLNCMAHRKYSQVDNLKGRWQQWADEHIQSQKLNPFSEEFDYELAMSTRLHRGDEGYGRPKEGSKTAERAKRAEEHIYREIMELCFVIRTMARHRRDEKIQVTFGELFDRYVRISDKVVGILMRARKHGLVHFEGEMLWQGRDDQVVITLLE; from the exons ATGCTTCGCATACTTTCCACCATCATCAGGTTCTCCTTTCTAACCCACAAACCCCGCTTCTATTTAAATCCCAGGCGCTCCACTGGACCACACTCGTGTCAGCCAGTGCCTCGGCTGTCCGGAGAGAAGAGACACGATAGCATGGCtccaggagaaaaggaaagggaggagggccCAGCCAAGAGCGCCCTCCGGAAGGTACGAACAGCCACCCTTGTCATTAACTTAGCTCGAGGTTGGCAGCAGTGGGCCAATGAGAACAGTAGCAGGCAGGCCCAGGAGCCAGTGGGTTGGCTGCCTGGAGGGACCTCGGATCCATCTCAAGCTCCTAAATCAGTAATAAGCCCCACCACAACCCACCACCAAGCCCCCAATGTCCCAAAGTCTCCCCCTCCAAAGGCAGAGGGACATGACGGTGGACTCAACTCAGAGGAAGTCACAGAGGTCTCCCCTatcaaaaggaaagaagtgaCCAAAACAGTTGTCAGCAAAGTTTATGAGAGGGGAGGCGACATGACCTACCTGAGCCACAGGTATGAGGATGGCCCCTCGCCTGCACCTGCACAACCAGAGAATGACATCGACCGGCTCCTCCACAGTCACGACTCTCCAACTCGGAGGCGAAAATGCATCAACCTGGTGTCGGAGCTGACCAAAGGCTGGCAGGTGATGGAACAGGAGGAGCCTAAGTGGAAGAGTGACAGCGTAGACACAGAGGACAGTGGCTACGGTGGGGACACGGAGGACAGGCCTGAGCAGGATGGAACGCAGGTGGCTGCTGCCAGGATCAAGCGCCCCTTGCCCTCCCA AACAAACAGATACACAGAGAAACTTAACTGCATGGCCCATCGGAAATACAGCCAGGTGGACAACCTGAAAGGGAGATGGCAACAGTGGGCTGATGAGCACATACAGTCCCAGAAGCTCAATCCCTTCAGTGAAGAATTTGATTATGAGCTAGCCATGTCTACTCGCCTACACAGAGGAGATGAGGGCTACGGCCGCCCGAAGGAGGGAAGCAAAACAGCGGAAAGAGCCAAGCGCGCAGAGGAACACATCTACAGAGAAATCATGGAGCTATGTTTTGTGATCCGCACCATGGCTCGCCACAGACGCGATGAGAAGATCCAAGTGACTTTCGGAGAACTCTTTGACAGATACGTTCGTATTTCAGATAAAGTAGTGGGGATTCTCATGCGGGCCAGGAAACATGGGCTGGTGCACTTTGAAGGGGAAATGCTGTGGCAAGGCCGAGATGACCAGGTTGTGATAACTCTACTAGAATAA
- the Oxr1 gene encoding oxidation resistance protein 1 isoform X7 produces MSRLWYGQKGRRHQPINHKYTLVVSVAEYHRRIDALNTEELRTLCRRLQITTREDINSKQVVPVKADLESESFRPNLSDPSELLLPDQLEKLTKHLPPRTIGYPWTLVYGTGKHGTSLKTLYRTMTGLDTPVLMVIKDSDGQVFGALASEPFKVSDGFYGTGETFVFTFCPEFEVFKWTGDNMFFIKGDMDSLAFGGGGGEFALWLDGDLYHGRSHSCKTFGNRTLSKKEDFFIQDIEIWAFE; encoded by the exons GTAGTATCAGTGGCTGAGTATCACCGCAGGATCGATGCTCTAAATACTGAAGAACTGCGCACACTCTGCAGACGTCTCCAG ATTACTACAAGAGAAGACATAAATTCAAAGCAGGTTGTTCCAGTAAAAGCAGACCTGGAGTCTGAATCTTTTAGACCTAATCTAAGTGATCCCAGTGAACTCCTACTGCCAGATCAACTTGAAAAG ctAACCAAGCATCTTCCCCCAAGAACTATTGGCTATCCATGGACTCTTGTTTATGGTACGGGGAAGCATGGCACAAGTTTGAAGACCCTTTATCGAACCATGACAGGTTTAGACACCCCAGTGCTGATGGTGATTAAGGACAGTGATGGACAG GTTTTTGGTGCACTAGCATCTGAACCATTTAAAGTAAGTGATGGCTTTTATGGTACCGGAGAGACCTTTGTTTTTACATTCTGTCCAGAGTTTGAG GTCTTTAAGTGGACAGGAGATAATATGTTTTTTATCAAAGGAGACATGGATTCACTTGCTTTTGGTGGTGGAGG TGGAGAATTTGCCCTTTGGCTGGATGGAGATCTCTACCATGGAAGAAGCCATTCTTGTAAAACCTTTGGGAATCGTACACTTTCTAAGAAGGAAGACTTCTTTATCCAAGACATTGAAATCTGGGCTTTTGAATAA
- the Oxr1 gene encoding oxidation resistance protein 1 isoform X8 — MSRLWYGQKGRRHQPINHKYTLITTREDINSKQVVPVKADLESESFRPNLSDPSELLLPDQLEKLTKHLPPRTIGYPWTLVYGTGKHGTSLKTLYRTMTGLDTPVLMVIKDSDGQVFGALASEPFKVSDGFYGTGETFVFTFCPEFEVFKWTGDNMFFIKGDMDSLAFGGGGGEFALWLDGDLYHGRSHSCKTFGNRTLSKKEDFFIQDIEIWAFE, encoded by the exons ATTACTACAAGAGAAGACATAAATTCAAAGCAGGTTGTTCCAGTAAAAGCAGACCTGGAGTCTGAATCTTTTAGACCTAATCTAAGTGATCCCAGTGAACTCCTACTGCCAGATCAACTTGAAAAG ctAACCAAGCATCTTCCCCCAAGAACTATTGGCTATCCATGGACTCTTGTTTATGGTACGGGGAAGCATGGCACAAGTTTGAAGACCCTTTATCGAACCATGACAGGTTTAGACACCCCAGTGCTGATGGTGATTAAGGACAGTGATGGACAG GTTTTTGGTGCACTAGCATCTGAACCATTTAAAGTAAGTGATGGCTTTTATGGTACCGGAGAGACCTTTGTTTTTACATTCTGTCCAGAGTTTGAG GTCTTTAAGTGGACAGGAGATAATATGTTTTTTATCAAAGGAGACATGGATTCACTTGCTTTTGGTGGTGGAGG TGGAGAATTTGCCCTTTGGCTGGATGGAGATCTCTACCATGGAAGAAGCCATTCTTGTAAAACCTTTGGGAATCGTACACTTTCTAAGAAGGAAGACTTCTTTATCCAAGACATTGAAATCTGGGCTTTTGAATAA